Proteins from a genomic interval of Bacteroidia bacterium:
- a CDS encoding RNA polymerase sigma factor: MLRVKAGEIAQLGILYERYKKRIFGFFYHMNGDKTQSEDLVQNVFVRVLSYKHSYKSQSSFTSWIFQIARNVNYDAFGSRKKNLSSTDSLQKVEKYAHPEDIHAQIVLGEDLSTLRIALNKLSVEKREFLVLSKLKGLRYKEIADIMECTEGNARTKVHRALHELKDIFHQLETR; encoded by the coding sequence ATGCTACGAGTAAAAGCTGGTGAAATAGCCCAGCTGGGCATACTCTATGAGCGATACAAAAAGAGGATCTTTGGATTTTTTTATCATATGAATGGCGACAAAACCCAAAGTGAAGATTTAGTTCAAAATGTGTTCGTTCGAGTCTTGTCCTACAAGCATAGCTATAAATCTCAAAGCAGTTTTACTTCCTGGATTTTTCAGATTGCGAGGAATGTGAATTATGATGCTTTTGGATCACGCAAAAAGAACCTGAGTTCGACAGATTCCCTGCAAAAAGTGGAGAAATATGCCCATCCCGAAGACATTCATGCTCAGATAGTCCTGGGAGAAGATTTATCCACCTTGCGGATAGCCTTGAATAAGCTGAGTGTAGAGAAAAGAGAATTCCTGGTTTTGAGCAAACTCAAAGGACTTCGCTACAAAGAGATCGCGGACATTATGGAATGTACAGAAGGAAATGCCCGAACCAAAGTACACCGGGCTTTGCACGAACTCAAAGATATTTTTCATCAATTGGAAACAAGATAG
- a CDS encoding MBL fold metallo-hydrolase → MEYIIHAYSTALFSSWINIEQLGILFDAGDGLSAGLLQKAHKIKHVFISHPDRDHLGGLLQFNQLNARPGFPVIYYPKDAGSFPALRDFQNKFDPHVQLAKWEAIIDGSEIQIKKQLHVKAIRNEHIACDPGIHKSLGFKVFESRRKLKKEFQGLGEQEIKEIVLKKGREFLTHELKRNVISYSGDTPVDNYEKWDKSEILIHEATFLKPEKDDAIESKGNKHSRIDEVFKMVSEIEVGSLILSHFSSRYSKEQIQASIRQMCKNFQIKIPVYAIYPGQIHRDLLKGEALNA, encoded by the coding sequence TTGGAGTATATCATTCATGCATATTCGACTGCTCTATTTTCTAGCTGGATCAATATCGAACAACTGGGTATCTTATTTGATGCTGGCGATGGCTTGAGTGCAGGGCTTTTACAAAAAGCGCACAAGATCAAACATGTCTTCATCAGTCATCCGGATAGAGATCATCTGGGAGGACTACTTCAATTCAACCAGCTCAATGCCCGTCCAGGTTTCCCTGTCATCTATTATCCCAAAGATGCTGGATCATTCCCGGCTTTGAGGGATTTTCAGAATAAATTTGATCCTCATGTTCAATTGGCCAAATGGGAAGCCATTATTGATGGAAGCGAAATTCAGATCAAAAAGCAGCTACACGTAAAGGCCATTCGGAATGAACATATTGCCTGTGATCCGGGAATACACAAAAGCCTGGGTTTTAAAGTCTTTGAATCTCGGAGAAAACTGAAAAAAGAATTCCAGGGCTTAGGTGAGCAGGAAATTAAAGAGATTGTTCTGAAAAAAGGAAGGGAATTTCTCACTCATGAACTGAAAAGAAATGTCATTTCCTATTCCGGAGATACGCCCGTAGATAATTATGAGAAATGGGATAAATCTGAAATTCTGATTCATGAAGCTACTTTCCTCAAACCAGAGAAAGATGATGCGATTGAATCCAAGGGCAATAAACATAGTCGGATTGATGAAGTGTTTAAAATGGTATCGGAAATTGAAGTTGGAAGCTTGATCTTAAGTCATTTTTCCAGTCGATATTCAAAAGAACAAATTCAAGCCTCCATCCGGCAGATGTGCAAAAACTTTCAAATTAAAATACCGGTTTATGCCATTTACCCTGGACAAATCCATCGAGACCTATTAAAGGGAGAAGCACTTAATGCCTGA
- a CDS encoding HEAT repeat domain-containing protein — protein sequence MQHQDFIDMQMDYLSGNLQEEQRDDFEQYLHTHPAAVKEINALKQSWERLHVLQTPEPSKSMDQNFYAFLDQEVDKQKAEKPTFWGRLNEYLFERKMSVSMGQLAFAISLLLIGIMLGSRMQKGNTPLQQAEAINGSEVEELRTQLVMSLIEQPSASKRLQAVNEANKLSEITGRIIQALLKTLNNDPNANVRLAALESLVQYIDLPEVREGLATSITHQDSPLVQIALADLMVRLQESGSIEEMKKLLQRPEIDKTVKQKIEESILQI from the coding sequence ATGCAGCATCAGGATTTCATAGACATGCAAATGGATTATCTCAGCGGGAATCTGCAAGAGGAGCAAAGGGATGATTTCGAGCAATATTTACATACTCATCCAGCAGCTGTAAAAGAAATAAATGCGCTCAAACAAAGCTGGGAGAGATTACATGTATTGCAAACTCCAGAGCCCAGTAAAAGTATGGACCAGAATTTCTACGCCTTTTTGGATCAGGAAGTAGATAAGCAAAAAGCCGAAAAGCCTACTTTCTGGGGAAGATTGAACGAATATCTTTTCGAACGCAAGATGAGTGTATCCATGGGGCAACTGGCTTTTGCGATCTCCTTGCTGCTGATCGGTATCATGCTGGGTTCAAGAATGCAGAAGGGAAATACTCCTCTTCAGCAAGCCGAGGCAATAAATGGGAGTGAAGTGGAAGAGTTGAGGACCCAATTGGTAATGTCATTGATCGAACAACCCTCTGCAAGTAAAAGATTACAAGCAGTAAATGAGGCAAACAAATTGAGTGAAATTACAGGACGTATTATCCAGGCTTTACTCAAAACCCTCAACAATGATCCCAATGCAAATGTACGCCTGGCAGCTCTGGAGTCTTTGGTTCAATATATAGACTTGCCGGAAGTTCGTGAAGGCCTCGCTACCTCCATTACTCATCAGGATTCTCCCCTTGTTCAGATTGCATTGGCAGATTTGATGGTGCGTTTACAGGAATCCGGATCTATAGAGGAAATGAAAAAACTCTTACAAAGACCAGAAATTGATAAAACAGTAAAACAAAAAATAGAAGAATCAATTCTTCAGATCTGA
- a CDS encoding alpha/beta hydrolase yields MNQNIPTPRGTFNIKAYGDPKNPALILIHGWPQTSYCWHHMTPWFKEFYVIAPDLRGMGDSNRELDIKAYAKDEMARDIFAIVDELGIDTFFLGGHDWGGAIVQEMAFLHPERIKKLIVINMVLINNETGQNKAAEILVKHLFRSSWYQFFMSIKEFPEALLAGKEEIWVRFFSRGISNPVPEDAIEEYIRCYKIPHTITTAANIYRMLPKDRERWEAFKGKVIDIPTKIIHGILDPVIIKEYVIGVEEVYSQVEVDRLKGGHFICDEQPEAVANSIKAFLL; encoded by the coding sequence ATGAACCAAAACATCCCTACTCCCCGCGGAACTTTCAACATTAAAGCTTATGGTGATCCCAAAAATCCAGCCCTGATCCTGATTCATGGTTGGCCTCAAACCTCATATTGTTGGCACCACATGACTCCCTGGTTCAAGGAGTTTTATGTGATTGCTCCTGATCTTAGGGGAATGGGCGATAGCAATCGAGAATTAGACATCAAAGCCTATGCGAAAGATGAAATGGCTCGGGATATATTTGCCATAGTCGATGAATTGGGTATAGATACATTCTTTTTGGGCGGGCATGACTGGGGAGGTGCTATTGTGCAGGAAATGGCTTTTCTGCATCCGGAAAGAATCAAAAAGTTGATTGTCATAAATATGGTCCTTATCAACAATGAGACCGGACAAAATAAGGCAGCAGAGATTTTGGTCAAGCATCTCTTCCGTTCATCCTGGTACCAGTTTTTTATGAGCATCAAAGAATTTCCAGAGGCTTTATTGGCGGGAAAAGAAGAGATCTGGGTTCGCTTTTTCAGTAGGGGAATCAGTAATCCTGTGCCTGAGGATGCCATTGAAGAATACATTCGCTGCTACAAAATCCCCCATACGATCACCACAGCCGCTAACATTTATCGGATGCTCCCCAAAGACCGGGAAAGATGGGAGGCTTTCAAAGGCAAAGTCATCGACATTCCCACAAAAATTATCCATGGTATACTAGACCCGGTGATTATCAAGGAATATGTCATCGGAGTTGAGGAAGTCTACTCCCAGGTCGAAGTTGATCGTTTAAAAGGAGGACATTTTATCTGTGACGAACAGCCGGAAGCAGTGGCCAATTCCATCAAAGCCTTCTTGCTATGA